The Cryobacterium roopkundense sequence TGCTCGAACCACTCCCGTGTCCAGAGCCCTTCGAGGTCGTGGTGGCGTTCCGGGGCGTGCTCGGCAACGGTGGAGTATTGGCCCTTGCGTCCGGATTTGCGCGGGTGTTCGCAGATGAGCGTGTCGCCATCAAAGATGGTGACGTTGCTGCCGGTCAGACGCACTCGCAACATCTGCCCGGCCAGTTTGTAAGGCACCGAGTAGTGCTGGTACTCGGCAGTGACATGGTAATTTCGCCCCACCTTCAGTTGCTTCCACGAGACCGTATCGAATCGGTGCGCCGGTAACGGCTGGAGCAGCTCGGCCTCGGCGGCGCGGAATCGTTCGGACCGGGTGGTGCCGTCGGCGCGGCGCATCTGCTCGTTCACTTCGACCATGCGTTCCTTGATTGCAGAATTGAGCTCGGTGAAGGTTGTCCATATTTCTTCGGCGAGGTAGCCTATTACTCGCTTGTTGATGGTGTTTACCGCTGATTCTGCGGCGGCTTTGTCCCGGGGGCGGCGGACGCGGGCTGGCACGACGGCGGTGGAATAGTGGTCGGCGAGCTCTTGGTATCGGGCCTGGACGACGCGAGCACTATCGTCTTTCACCGTTCGGTGGGTGGCGGTGGCGGCGTTATCGGGGACGATGAGCTGGGTTGAACCGCCGAGGAACTCGAAGGCCTGAACGTGGGCGTTGTTCCAGGAGTCTTGCTTCATGTCGGCATAGGCCGAGCAGAAGATCAGCCCGGAAAACGGTAGGACCGCGACGAAGAGGTAGCCCTTGCGGATCTCCCCGGTGACCATGTCTGCAACCGGGAGTGTGTCGCCGGCCCAGTCCACGAGTAGTGCTCGGCCCGGATCGTGGTGCAGAGTCGCCACGACGTCATGCGTGTTCACGAACTCGGTGAACAGCTCGCAGTACCGCGAATACCCGTACTTACGCCCCGGCCGTGCCGAATCCAAACCCACATACATTCGCCATCCCTGCTGCAGCGTGAAGTGCTTATTGCTCTTCATCGACTTCAGCGTTCCCACGAAGTCAGGCTGGATGAAGGCTTCCGATACGCTGCGGCGTTTGTCGGGGAACAGTTCTGCCCACTGCTCGTCACTCATCGCCGCGGTCGCCGCGGCGGTCAAGTTCTTCGCTGTGATGGTCTTCTTCACCATCGAGATTTCGCGGCGTGAACATCCCACTAGGCCCGTGATCTCGTCGTAGCTGCGGCCCTCGAATACCAACGCTGTTATGGCTTTGTAGCTCGCCATCAATGCCCCCTCCGTTAGGAATCGGCAACACCGGTCGTGCTGCCGTCCTGTCAAAGGGATCAAATCAAGATGGCCGCCGTACCAACTCCGTGGAACGGCAGTACCAACAACGTGGACTAACCGTACCGAGTCGGACTACTCGCCAGGCGAGCTCCTGCAGGCCATCGACCTGCAGGACGAGATTCTCTCGATCAGCCTGACCTTCGAGGAACGGGTCCGGCTCGTTGTTGACGACGCCTACTCGACGTTCATGCATTCCAAGGTTGACGGGCTGATCCGGCGGGCGGGACTTCGTTATCCGAACGCGGATCTGCGCCGCATCGACCTCCTTGACGAGCGCGGCCTCAACCGGCAGGTGCTGACCCAGCTCGGGACCTGCTCGTTCGTCACCCGGCAACAGAACGTCGTCTTCCAAGGCTTCACCGGGTCGGGAAAGTCGTATCTAGGATGCGCTCTCGCCAAACGTGCTTGCGAGCATCGCATCCGCGCCCATTACGTCCGAATGCCCGACCTCGAGGAAGCTTGGGTCGCCGCCCAGGATACAACCGGTGGGGCGGGAAAGTTCCTGCGGAAGTATGCCGCCTTCACGCTCTTGGTCATCGATGAGTGGCTGCTGGATAAGCCGACGGAATCGATGCGGACGATGCTGCTGGAGCTGATGGAGCGCCGTTACGGCGAGACGTCGACGGTGTTCTGCACCCAGTATCAGCAGAAGGACTGGCACCAACGCCTCGGCGCCGGCGTTCACGCCGACGCCATCATGGATCGCATCATCCACAACACGACCTGGGTCGACACTGGCAC is a genomic window containing:
- the istA gene encoding IS21 family transposase — protein: MASYKAITALVFEGRSYDEITGLVGCSRREISMVKKTITAKNLTAAATAAMSDEQWAELFPDKRRSVSEAFIQPDFVGTLKSMKSNKHFTLQQGWRMYVGLDSARPGRKYGYSRYCELFTEFVNTHDVVATLHHDPGRALLVDWAGDTLPVADMVTGEIRKGYLFVAVLPFSGLIFCSAYADMKQDSWNNAHVQAFEFLGGSTQLIVPDNAATATHRTVKDDSARVVQARYQELADHYSTAVVPARVRRPRDKAAAESAVNTINKRVIGYLAEEIWTTFTELNSAIKERMVEVNEQMRRADGTTRSERFRAAEAELLQPLPAHRFDTVSWKQLKVGRNYHVTAEYQHYSVPYKLAGQMLRVRLTGSNVTIFDGDTLICEHPRKSGRKGQYSTVAEHAPERHHDLEGLWTREWFEHRAKSFGPATVTVIKMILDRSVIEAQAYLDCQNILMTLGKSNKQRLESACQQIVNQRGYPTYTTLKRIMATITGDKKQSHPLVPAATNTKSPPGPADTPSVMVRGADYYKDR
- a CDS encoding ATP-binding protein, producing the protein MQAIDLQDEILSISLTFEERVRLVVDDAYSTFMHSKVDGLIRRAGLRYPNADLRRIDLLDERGLNRQVLTQLGTCSFVTRQQNVVFQGFTGSGKSYLGCALAKRACEHRIRAHYVRMPDLEEAWVAAQDTTGGAGKFLRKYAAFTLLVIDEWLLDKPTESMRTMLLELMERRYGETSTVFCTQYQQKDWHQRLGAGVHADAIMDRIIHNTTWVDTGTYNMREQAALATA